CGCCTCGGGCCGGTCCTCCTCCTCCGACCACCTGTGGTGCAGCCGCGGAACCGAGCCGAGCAGGTTCCTCGTGTAGGGGTGCAGGGGGTTGCCGAAGACCAGCTCGGTCCGGCCCATCTCGACGACCCTGCCGCTGCGCAGCACGACCGTCTTCTCGCTGACGTAGTTGCCGAGCGACAGGTCGTGCGTGATGAACAGGATGCCGAGCCCTCTCCCCTTGAGCTCGCCGAGCAGGTTCAGCACGTCGATCCTGGTCGAGGCGTCCAGCATGCTGATGATCTCGTCGGCGACCAGCAGCCTGATGTCCAGCAGCAGCGCGCGGGCGATCAGCAGGCGCTGCAACTGCCCTCCGCTGAGCTGGTGCGGGTACTTCCCGAGCACGGCTCCGGGATCCAGCCGTACGGCCGCGAGCGAACTCTCCACCCTGCCCTGCCAGTCGGCCGCGCCCATCCTGGGGAAGAACCGCTGCCTGATCATCTCCAGCACCCTGTCGGCCTTGAAGATCGGGTTGTAGGAGCTGAAGGGATCCTGGAAGACGCCCTGCACCGACCGGTAGTAGTCCTTCGTCCCTGCCACGTCGGCGCCGTCCAGGGTGATCGTGCCGCCCGAGACGGGGGCGAGGCGCAGGATCATCCTGCCCAGCGTGCTCTTGCCGCTGCCGCTCTCGCCGATCAGGGAGACGACCTCGCCCTCCGCGACCTCGAACCCCACCTCGCGTACGGCATGCAGCTCGCGCCCGCCGAACGACCCTGTCCTGTAGGTCTTGGAGACCCCGTCCAGTCTGAGCATCACACGGCGTTCCAGCAGGCGACGGAGTGTCCCGGCGCGACCTCGGCGAAGGGCGGCTCCTCCGCGCAGCGCTCGAAGGCGAGCGGGCAGCGGCTCCTGAACCTGCAGCCCTTCGGCGGGTCGAGCAGGGAGGGCGGGCGTCCTGGAATGCCCTGGAGCCTGCGTTCCTCGTAGCGGACGCCGACCTCGGGCAGCGAGGAGATGAGCGCCTGGGTGTAGGGGTGGCGGGGCGCGGAGACGATGACGTCGGCGGGCGCCTTCTCGGCCAGCTTCCCGGCGTACATCACCATGATCGTGTCGGCGATCTGGTAGCCGAGCGAGATGTCGTGGGTGACCACGATCATGCTCTTGACCAGGTCGCGGTCCCTGAACTCCAGCAGC
This window of the Nonomuraea africana genome carries:
- a CDS encoding ATP-binding cassette domain-containing protein, with translation MLRLDGVSKTYRTGSFGGRELHAVREVGFEVAEGEVVSLIGESGSGKSTLGRMILRLAPVSGGTITLDGADVAGTKDYYRSVQGVFQDPFSSYNPIFKADRVLEMIRQRFFPRMGAADWQGRVESSLAAVRLDPGAVLGKYPHQLSGGQLQRLLIARALLLDIRLLVADEIISMLDASTRIDVLNLLGELKGRGLGILFITHDLSLGNYVSEKTVVLRSGRVVEMGRTELVFGNPLHPYTRNLLGSVPRLHHRWSEEEDRPEAEATCFYHGAAGRDATWPGLVEVEPGHFVGCATSGTCAPALEPVR